Within Halococcus sediminicola, the genomic segment GCTGAAGCCACCATCGACACCTACTACGACGCGCTCCGGGACGGCGAGCCACTCGCCCCGTTTTTCGCCGCCGACGCACTCGTCAAGTTCGGCATCGGCGAGCGCCTCGTCGGCTACGACGACATCGAAGCGGGACTGCGCGAGCAGACACGAACCACGGAGGAGTGGACCGTCGAGAGCCACGACCTGCAGGTTACCGAAGAGGGTGAGTTCGCGTGGTTCGCCGACGATGTACGGATGGCATGGAGAGGAGAGAGCGGACGCCACGACCACCGGACGCGCTGGAGCGGCACACTTCGACGGGACGAGGACTGGAAATTCGTCGGAATGCACGTCAGCGTCCCCGTGGATCCCTGATGGTCGGGCCGACCACGCGCGAGGAGCGCCGCGCCGCCTCGCGCCGGTTCAAAGCCGGGTTCGTCGTCCTCGTCGGGCTTTCGGCCGGTCTCATCACGCTACAGGGCGACGTCTCGATCCTCCTCACGCTGCTTTCGGTGCTCGCCGGCC encodes:
- a CDS encoding YybH family protein, which codes for MSAEATIDTYYDALRDGEPLAPFFAADALVKFGIGERLVGYDDIEAGLREQTRTTEEWTVESHDLQVTEEGEFAWFADDVRMAWRGESGRHDHRTRWSGTLRRDEDWKFVGMHVSVPVDP